One Hypomesus transpacificus isolate Combined female chromosome 6, fHypTra1, whole genome shotgun sequence DNA segment encodes these proteins:
- the LOC124469137 gene encoding asialoglycoprotein receptor 2-like isoform X1 → MEMGEYVNVPEAKKKILDTRPLPGSWVITVVAVSFGLLCVLQVSLNISLRLIYWRNWTDESQINQTEEIDQLQISYDKLSNEKGMLQISHNSLENEKKTLQTEIMKLNSRIRSCTLCDHGWTRLDSSCYYISTEQKTWEESRQDCTQRGARLVIINSEQEQTILTELKLRVWIGLSDISKEIWQWVDGSSVSNVYWTVGEPNNFEGNPEGCVEIRPLRDDNNIMNWNDERCHFRRNWINPIISASIMEMDQCVNVPEGNKKNTDTGPSPGSKLFTVVAVSFGLLCVLQVSLNISLRLICSLCDHGWTRLDSSCYYISTEQKTWEESRQDCTQRGARLVIINSEKEQELLTLLNIRVWIGLWDKDSNRVWKWVDGTSLGNGRYWKVGEPNNYRGASEDCVEIRPENDGLINWNDDTCSFQKNWVCEH, encoded by the exons ATGGAGATGGGTGAATATGTAAATGTACCTGAGGCGAAAAAGAAGATCTTAGACACTCGACCATTACCAG gaagttgggtcatcaCAGTAGTCGCTGTGAGCTTTGGGCTGCTGTGTGTCCTGCAAGTGTCCCTCAACATCTCTCTACGCCTCATCT ATTGGAGAAATTGGACGGACGAGTCACAAATTAACCAGACTGAGGAGATAGACCAATTACAAATCAGTTATGATAAACTGTCCAATGAAAAAGGAATGTTACAAATCAGTCACAACAGCCTTGAAAACGAGAAAAAAACATTACAGACGGAGATAATGAAATTAAATTCCAGGATAAGGT CATGTACACTGTGTGACCACGGATGGACAAGGCTGGACTCCAGCTGTTACTACATCTCAACTGAGCAGAAGACCTGGGAGGAGAGCCGTCAGGACTGCACACAAAGGGGAGCACGATTGGTGATCATAAACAGTGAACAGGAACAG ACAATTCTGACTGAACTGAAACTACGTGTCTGGATTGGTCTATCTGACATCTCAAAAGAAATATGGCAATGGGTGGATGGTTCCTCAGTGAGCAATGT GTACTGGACCGTGGGAGAGCCTAACAACTTTGAGGGAAATCCAGAAGGTTGTGTTGAAATTCGACCACTGAGGGATGATAATAATATAATGAATTGGAATGATGAACGATGTCACTTCCGAAGAAACTGG ATTAATCCAATAATATCAGCAAGTATCATGGAGATGGATCAGTGTGTAAATGTACCAGAGGGGAACAAGAAGAACACAGATACAGGACCATCACCAG GGAGTAAGCTCTTCACAGTAGTCGCTGTGAGCTTTGGGCTGCTGTGTGTCCTGCAAGTGTCCCTCAACATCTCTCTACGCCTCATCT GTAGCTTATGTGACCACGGATGGACAAGGCTGGACTCCAGCTGTTATTACATCTCAACTGAGCAGAAGACCTGGGAGGAGAGCCGTCAGGACTGCACACAAAGAGGAGCACGCTTGGTGATCATAAACAGTGAAAAGgaacag GAACTTCTGACTCTATTGAACATACGTGTTTGGATTGGCCTGTGGGACAAGGACTCAAATCGAGTGTGGAAGTGGGTGGATGGTACCTCACTGGGCAATGG AAGGTACTGGAAAGTTGGAGAGCCTAATAACTATAGGGGAGCGTCAGAGGACTGTGTCGAGATACGACCAGAGAATGATGGATTAATTAATTGGAATGATGACACATGTTCCTTTCAAAAGAACTGGGTTTGCGAGCATTAA
- the LOC124469137 gene encoding asialoglycoprotein receptor 2-like isoform X2, translating to MEMGEYVNVPEAKKKILDTRPLPGSWVITVVAVSFGLLCVLQVSLNISLRLIYWRNWTDESQINQTEEIDQLQISYDKLSNEKGMLQISHNSLENEKKTLQTEIMKLNSRIRSCTLCDHGWTRLDSSCYYISTEQKTWEESRQDCTQRGARLVIINSEQEQTILTELKLRVWIGLSDISKEIWQWVDGSSVSNVYWTVGEPNNFEGNPEGCVEIRPLRDDNNIMNWNDERCHFRRNWCVNVPEGNKKNTDTGPSPGSKLFTVVAVSFGLLCVLQVSLNISLRLISGSLCDHGWTRLDSSCYYISTEQKTWEESRQDCTQRGARLVIINSEKEQELLTLLNIRVWIGLWDKDSNRVWKWVDGTSLGNGRYWKVGEPNNYRGASEDCVEIRPENDGLINWNDDTCSFQKNWVCEH from the exons ATGGAGATGGGTGAATATGTAAATGTACCTGAGGCGAAAAAGAAGATCTTAGACACTCGACCATTACCAG gaagttgggtcatcaCAGTAGTCGCTGTGAGCTTTGGGCTGCTGTGTGTCCTGCAAGTGTCCCTCAACATCTCTCTACGCCTCATCT ATTGGAGAAATTGGACGGACGAGTCACAAATTAACCAGACTGAGGAGATAGACCAATTACAAATCAGTTATGATAAACTGTCCAATGAAAAAGGAATGTTACAAATCAGTCACAACAGCCTTGAAAACGAGAAAAAAACATTACAGACGGAGATAATGAAATTAAATTCCAGGATAAGGT CATGTACACTGTGTGACCACGGATGGACAAGGCTGGACTCCAGCTGTTACTACATCTCAACTGAGCAGAAGACCTGGGAGGAGAGCCGTCAGGACTGCACACAAAGGGGAGCACGATTGGTGATCATAAACAGTGAACAGGAACAG ACAATTCTGACTGAACTGAAACTACGTGTCTGGATTGGTCTATCTGACATCTCAAAAGAAATATGGCAATGGGTGGATGGTTCCTCAGTGAGCAATGT GTACTGGACCGTGGGAGAGCCTAACAACTTTGAGGGAAATCCAGAAGGTTGTGTTGAAATTCGACCACTGAGGGATGATAATAATATAATGAATTGGAATGATGAACGATGTCACTTCCGAAGAAACTGG TGTGTAAATGTACCAGAGGGGAACAAGAAGAACACAGATACAGGACCATCACCAG GGAGTAAGCTCTTCACAGTAGTCGCTGTGAGCTTTGGGCTGCTGTGTGTCCTGCAAGTGTCCCTCAACATCTCTCTACGCCTCATCT CAGGTAGCTTATGTGACCACGGATGGACAAGGCTGGACTCCAGCTGTTATTACATCTCAACTGAGCAGAAGACCTGGGAGGAGAGCCGTCAGGACTGCACACAAAGAGGAGCACGCTTGGTGATCATAAACAGTGAAAAGgaacag GAACTTCTGACTCTATTGAACATACGTGTTTGGATTGGCCTGTGGGACAAGGACTCAAATCGAGTGTGGAAGTGGGTGGATGGTACCTCACTGGGCAATGG AAGGTACTGGAAAGTTGGAGAGCCTAATAACTATAGGGGAGCGTCAGAGGACTGTGTCGAGATACGACCAGAGAATGATGGATTAATTAATTGGAATGATGACACATGTTCCTTTCAAAAGAACTGGGTTTGCGAGCATTAA